Proteins from a genomic interval of Oreochromis aureus strain Israel breed Guangdong linkage group 6, ZZ_aureus, whole genome shotgun sequence:
- the zgc:110222 gene encoding protein EOLA1 — protein sequence MAVQVRCLSFRQPYAGLVLDGVKTVESRWRPLLAPLENQTLAVHVAQRDWEGSEWRAVLSGLLGMNGAQIEALLESGERFGRGVVAGLVDVGRTWLCPASLQGMELQCLEQSAVLIGLQEKHLTNLSNPRWLKAPLRAPGGRDLWTIEIPAKLLP from the exons ATGGCGGTGCAGGTGCGGTGCCTGTCGTTCCGGCAGCCCTATGCCGGCCTGGTTCTGGACGGGGTAAAGACAGTGGAGAGCCGCTGGAGGCCGCTGCTTGCTCCACTGGAGAACCAGACGCTGGCGGTCCACGTGGCTCAGCGTGACTGGGAGGGGTCGGAGTGGAGGGCAGTGCTAAGCGGCCTGCTGGGGATGAACGGCGCTCAGATCGAGGCGCTTCTGGAGTCCGGGGAGCGGTTCGGCCGCGGCGTGGTGGCAG GATTGGTGGATGTGGGCCGGACCTGGCTTTGCCCCGCCTCCCTGCAGGGGATGGAGCTACAGTGCCTGGAGCAGTCGGCCGTGCTGATTGGTCTGCAGGAGAAGCACCTGACTAACCTGTCCAACCCTCGCTGGCTGAAGGCCCCGCTGAGAGCTCCAGGAGGTCGCGACCTCTGGACCATAGAGATCCCAGCAAAATTGTTACCGTGA